One Candidatus Thorarchaeota archaeon genomic region harbors:
- a CDS encoding PadR family transcriptional regulator: protein MLLVRSPVGSRLPFVEVDNKLYLSQERLPADGDLRKLLPTPVLGEWVKYTGHVPRGFLRYKVLALLKERPLSGSEIAKQIEDESGGRWRPSPGSLYPLLKTLLKEGFTEELADLDLTRKYRLTELGRAFLSEQSDMVAKMRERLESGRSLPFLDLPERFRFLPEQMRRAFDAIAQIVEAADEDSGQERAAELAKVMESFVRRLERLAGERKQEGI from the coding sequence ATGCTGCTTGTTCGTTCACCAGTCGGAAGCCGGCTCCCCTTTGTTGAGGTCGATAACAAGCTCTATCTCTCACAAGAGAGGCTGCCAGCTGATGGAGACCTGAGGAAGCTGCTGCCCACGCCCGTGCTGGGCGAGTGGGTGAAGTACACGGGACATGTGCCGAGGGGGTTCTTGAGGTACAAAGTGCTTGCGCTTCTGAAGGAGCGTCCACTGTCAGGTTCAGAGATTGCGAAGCAGATTGAGGATGAGTCAGGTGGCCGTTGGAGGCCAAGTCCGGGCTCGCTCTACCCGTTGTTGAAGACTCTGCTGAAGGAGGGCTTCACTGAGGAGCTAGCCGACTTGGACCTGACAAGGAAGTACAGACTGACGGAGTTGGGCAGGGCCTTCCTGAGTGAGCAGTCAGACATGGTGGCCAAGATGCGAGAGAGGCTCGAGTCCGGGCGGTCTCTGCCATTTCTCGACCTTCCAGAGAGGTTTCGTTTTCTGCCCGAGCAGATGCGGCGCGCCTTTGATGCAATTGCACAGATAGTGGAAGCAGCTGACGAGGACTCTGGTCAGGAGAGAGCCGCCGAGCTGGCAAAGGTCATGGAGAGCTTCGTGAGGAGGTTGGAACGGCTTGCCGGTGAGCGCAAGCAGGAGGGCATCTGA
- a CDS encoding ABC transporter permease — MRATDTLAYAFGAIRLRKVRSGLTTLGIVIGIAAIVALLSFTQGFQVAIEKQFQQGFSTDTVIVSTGYLGFGSSSDFSLYVNDTDYINTLDNVQYSAAVLSKSCTATFEDMSRTVSVHGVNFTTYGNLYSTFVAEHGVIPAVPSDDAAVIGHGIYDPFDNGSIAVDVGQTFLLQYATRNGTSLVYINKTVTVVAVLAEIGGFGVGPSDNGVYIPLQAAVGYFNTEVVNQIVVRLMDHSDAMVKATSDAIKALYSNKVSVTSPTALLATISSALGLVSLLMAGIAGISLLVAGVGIMNIMIVSLIERTREIGILKALGAKGRTVLAMFLAEAGIIGLIGAVVGIVVGAVLGNVIAVGVSGITGGNSSGFGAGGMSGRLGMAFAPIVTPSLIMVALFFGVSVSLVFALYPAHRASKLMPVDALRSE; from the coding sequence TTGAGAGCAACAGACACATTGGCGTATGCCTTTGGAGCAATAAGGCTCAGGAAGGTCAGGTCCGGGCTCACGACGCTCGGTATCGTGATTGGCATTGCGGCGATTGTCGCACTGCTGTCATTCACGCAAGGATTCCAGGTTGCCATTGAGAAGCAGTTCCAACAGGGATTCTCAACTGATACTGTGATTGTCAGCACCGGGTATCTGGGATTCGGCTCCAGTAGCGACTTCAGTCTCTACGTGAATGACACCGACTATATCAACACGTTGGACAATGTTCAGTACTCAGCTGCCGTGCTCTCAAAGTCATGTACTGCGACTTTCGAGGACATGTCTCGGACCGTCAGTGTGCATGGTGTCAACTTCACCACTTACGGAAATCTGTACTCGACGTTTGTCGCAGAACACGGTGTGATACCCGCAGTCCCATCAGATGATGCGGCAGTCATCGGACATGGCATCTACGACCCGTTCGATAACGGCAGTATCGCAGTGGATGTGGGTCAGACATTCCTGCTACAGTACGCGACAAGGAACGGCACCAGTCTCGTGTACATCAACAAGACAGTCACAGTCGTGGCGGTGCTTGCGGAGATAGGAGGCTTCGGGGTGGGCCCGTCTGACAATGGCGTGTATATTCCACTCCAGGCGGCGGTTGGATACTTCAACACCGAGGTCGTAAACCAGATAGTTGTCAGGTTGATGGATCACAGTGATGCGATGGTCAAGGCGACGTCTGATGCAATCAAGGCCCTGTACTCAAACAAGGTCTCTGTCACATCACCCACCGCACTGCTTGCCACCATCTCGTCAGCACTTGGTCTGGTCTCACTGCTCATGGCAGGAATCGCAGGGATATCACTTCTGGTTGCCGGCGTAGGGATCATGAACATCATGATAGTGTCACTGATAGAACGGACACGCGAGATAGGGATACTCAAGGCACTCGGGGCGAAGGGACGTACTGTCCTTGCCATGTTCCTTGCCGAAGCTGGCATCATCGGACTGATTGGGGCAGTTGTCGGCATAGTCGTCGGAGCGGTTCTGGGAAACGTCATTGCAGTCGGTGTCAGTGGAATTACAGGAGGAAACTCGTCGGGCTTTGGCGCCGGGGGTATGTCTGGAAGACTCGGCATGGCATTCGCTCCGATTGTCACACCATCGCTCATCATGGTTGCGCTGTTCTTTGGAGTGTCTGTGAGCCTCGTGTTTGCTCTGTACCCAGCGCACAGGGCGTCCAAGCTCATGCCTGTTGATGCGCTGAGGTCAGAATAG
- a CDS encoding ABC transporter ATP-binding protein, with the protein MGKVRVEALRGVTFHVDRGELVSVLGPSGSGKSTLLNMIGALDRPTGGTLAIEGTDTSTLSDNRLAELRMRVGFVFQSFNLIPRLDARANVELPLAISGVPKKERAERAVDALRSVGLADRTHHRPSELSGGERQRVAVARALVNEPTFLLMDEPTGNVDSVSAGEIMDLVVELNESKKVTVVVVTHNQEIADRTRRTIRMRDGRIVSDEVR; encoded by the coding sequence ATGGGAAAGGTGAGAGTCGAGGCACTGCGCGGTGTCACGTTCCATGTTGACCGAGGAGAGCTTGTGTCCGTCCTTGGGCCGAGCGGTAGTGGGAAGTCCACGCTGCTGAACATGATTGGGGCACTGGACCGACCCACTGGCGGGACACTGGCCATCGAAGGCACTGACACTTCAACTCTCAGTGACAACAGACTCGCAGAGCTGAGAATGAGAGTGGGGTTTGTGTTCCAGTCGTTCAACTTGATACCCCGTCTCGACGCAAGGGCGAACGTTGAGCTTCCACTGGCAATATCGGGGGTGCCGAAGAAGGAGCGGGCCGAGAGGGCAGTAGATGCTCTGAGAAGCGTTGGGCTTGCGGACAGGACGCATCACAGGCCGTCGGAGCTGAGTGGTGGAGAACGTCAGCGTGTGGCAGTGGCCAGAGCGCTGGTCAACGAGCCCACGTTTCTTCTCATGGACGAGCCGACAGGGAACGTTGACTCGGTCTCTGCGGGAGAGATAATGGACCTCGTGGTCGAGTTGAATGAGAGTAAGAAGGTGACCGTGGTGGTGGTCACTCACAATCAGGAGATAGCAGACAGGACCAGGCGAACAATCAGGATGCGGGACGGTCGCATCGTGTCGGATGAGGTGAGATGA